The following DNA comes from Brassica oleracea var. oleracea cultivar TO1000 chromosome C5, BOL, whole genome shotgun sequence.
TATGGCTGAACAAAAGTCCTTCCTTAGGGCTATGTGGGTCGCGGTCCGTATCACTGAACTGGTGGTGGAACCTATGTATGCTCACCCAATCTAGTGGATCACCCTGGAAATATTAAATATTCTTTCTCTAATCATACTTCAAATAAAAATAAGCATTTGATATATATATACATATAATGATAGTAATTAATCGGTTTGGTTGAGAGTAAAAATATAAACAATAAATAGAGTTTTGACCTGAAGAGCGAAAACAGCAGCGTAAGCAAAAGGATATTCAAGCCATTTCGGGAGCTTAAAGCTCCCATGAGACAAGTTCCTATGGTACGAGAATGTGATGAGCAGGTTAGTCACTGCGGCGAGAATCAGACCGAACCGTAATGCTTCCCATTTGTAGTTAAATGGCGCCAGGAGACACCAAAAGTGCACAGTCGTGACGGTTAACGCTCTTGCTATATCAGCCGACGTCCAATATCTCTGAAAATATGGTTTTTTCTCTTTACGCACCATGTCGCTTTGGCTAGAGCCATCGTCTCTAATGGGATTACACATAACAAAAACCCTAGAGGAGTTGCACTTGTTTTAGTTGTAACTTATGAAGTTGTATGAACATAAACAAGATTGAGGGTATATATGGGCTAATGTTGTTGCGTTACGTCCACCTTGTTAAATGACTCTTCTTAAATGCTCTCTAACTACATTTTTAAATTTAATCTTTACTATCATGGTAGCATCACATGTTTTCACCCATTCCAACACCTCAACAAGGTTTTTAATAGCCTATACCTTAATAATTTACCATTATTAAATAGAAAAGATCATTAATTGGTCCGTACTTGAGTAAATTACGGCATTTCTACTTACCAGCCAACACTTAAATTGGGTTCTCTCCAAATGGGGAATTAACTAATAAAGCCCTAACGGCCGAAAGCCATTTCTTAGACCAATTTTCTTTATATATTTAGATCATTTAAATACGCAACGTAGCAAACGCTACTTAAAATCTGGTTAGTTAGTCCTTTTTTTTGTTAGTTAGTCCAAACATTAAAATTTACACTGTTAAAAAAATTACGATGTCATTGTCATGCCTATCCATTTCATGCAGTAGTAAGCACTTGTGATTGTTTGGTATCTATTAAAAAATATAAACAAAGCTAGCATTTTTTGAAAGATATATCTATTAGAGGTTACAGTAACGATATCATTACACATATATCAATTTATTTTCAAAAGTAACAATCGCAGAGTTAATGGAAGAAATACAAATCCATGTCACCAGAATATGATTAGCACCCAAAAATGTGGTTGAACGCTAAGCATATTTATAATCTAAAAAACAAACTGAACGTAATTTAACCTCTCTTGACTAACAAGTATCCCAAATCTGAGCTTTGACAGATTTGTGGGATAAGACCCATAACTTCTGCCTCTTCACTACTTTAATTTGGTTCAGATTGTATTCTCTTGTATTGGCTTTATTGGGCTAAGACCCATAACTTCTGCCTAATTTTCTTTATTTTCTTAAACTGGTGTATGCTATTGGTGGTAATACAAAATTAAGGGGTATGTGATACATACTTGATACTACTAATATATATCTCCCAAGAAACCAAGCAATGGTCATGTTAAAATGGGACATGATCCTATTTAATCGCGTAATTAAAGTAGAATAAATACAGTATCTCAGCAGATGCTTACGGAAAGGGATTAAAACAAGAGATGAAATTTTCTTCTGACACACGAAAGTAATCTTTACTTAGAGGTCAACGCTCAGAAATATACTTCAACTGACTCTCTCACTCCCTCATTCTCGGGAACGTAGTGGAAGTGAGACCTGATCTCGTCGGAACCCCTAGAATGTCGGAAAATTGCGCACTCCGGCGAGCTAACGTTCTCGCTAATCACATACTCCAGTCACCTCCTCAGCCTTCGAACATCTCCCTCGCGCGCGAGGCATGCTTGCAGTACACTCCACCGGAGGTCAACGAGAGCTATGGCTTCCAAGTCAAGGAGATGAGAAAACTCCTCGACGGACACAACTTGGAGGACAGAGACTGGCTTTACGGGATCATCATACAGAGCAATCTGTTCAACAGGAAGATAAGAGGAGGCAAGGTGTTCGTGTCGCCTGATTACAATGAGACCATGGAGCAGCAGCGCGAGATCAGTATGAAGCGGATCTTGCACTTGCTGGAGAAAGGTGTCTTTAAAGGATGGTTAACGGAGACAGGTCCTGAAGCTGAGCTCAAGAAGTTTGCTCTCTACGAGGTTTGCGGGATGTATGATTACTCCCTATCCGCCAAACTCGGTGTTCATTTCTTGTTATGGTATGCTCAAGAAATAAAAATGAATAACAACATGCTTTTATATTCATTTCATATGACATGATTTTTATGCTCAGGGGTAATGCTATTAAGTTCTTTGGGACAAAGAGGCATCATGAGAAGTGGCTGAAACACACTGAAGATTATCTTGTCAAGGGCTGCTTTGCAATGACTGAGTTAGGCCATGGAAGTAATGTAAGAGAATTATATTTTCTGCACATGTGACAACTATATAACTTGGTGATCTTTTGATTTTAATGGTTTCAGGTGAAGGGAATTGAAACAGTGACTACTTATGACCCAAGAACTGAGGAGTTTGTGATAAACACTCCTTGCGAATCTGCTCAGAAGTACTGGATCGGTGAGGCAGCTATTGTAAGTAGTTTGTATGCTTCAAAACTCTTTTTTTTTCTTTCTCTACACTGATATTCCATCCATATACTAACTTTTGGTTGTTCAGCATGCAAACCATGCAATTGTCATTTCTCAGCTTGAGATAAACGAAACCAACCAAGGGATTCATGTATTTATAGCTCAGATCCGAGATCAAGATGGGAACATATGTCCAAACATCCGCATTGCTGACTGTGGCCACAAGATTGGTTTGAATGGTGTTGACAATGGCCGGATATGGTTAGTAGTACACACGGCTCAATGTCATTTCATGTACCTTATAATCCTTCTTTGAAGATTGCAATATTCATTATAGGTTTGACAATCTTCGGATCCCAAGAGAGAATCTACTGAACTCAGTCGCTGATGTTTCACCTGATGGAGAGTATGTTAGCGCTATTAAAAATCCTGATCAGGTAGGTGCTAAAACCATGGTTAGGAAACTTTATATTGTTTTGTGGAGTTTCAGTGAAACAATGTTTTCAATTTTTATTTCAGAGATTTGGAGCATTCTTGGCCCCTTTGACCTCTGGTCGTGTCACCATTGCTTCATGTGCAATTTACTCTGCAAAGGTACATGTTTCAGCAGTCCTATCTTCTGTGAGAATCAACTTGACTATACTTACTAAGATTCTTAATATGTGGCAGGTGGGATTAGCTGTTGCTATAAGATACTCACTATCAAGAAGAACCTTCTCTGCTGTAGCCACTGGTCCTGAAGTGCTCCTTCTTGATTATCCAAGCCATCAAAGACGACTTTTACCACTCCTTGCAAAGACGTAAGGATCTTTATGACTACTACTATGTGATCCCTCTTGGAAGATTATTTTATGTTAACTGAATCTTATGTACACTAGATATGCTATGAGTTTTGCGGCAAATGACATGAAGATGATGTACGTGAAGAGGACACCTGAGACCAACAAAGAGATTCATGTTGTCTCAATGGGACTAAAAGCTCTTCTCACCTGGCACAATATGCGAACCCTTCAGGTGTCTTATCAAAACTTTCATGTGAGAAAGCTCAAATGGGCCATACTGATGTTATTTTAATTTTTTTGCTTGTTTTTTTTTTCAAGGAATGTCGTGAGGCTTGTGGAGGGCAAGGTGTGAAAACAGAGAATCGAGTTGGTCATTTAAAAGGCGACTACGATGTGCAGACTACATTTGAAGGTGACAATAATGTTCTGATGCAGCAGGTAAGGCTAATGAACATAATCAGTGCTCTAGTTTTCCCATGTTTTGACTATACAATGTTTCTTATTGGTTCTTATGTGGAGTTTAGGTAAGCAAGGCACTTTTTGCTGAGTATGTGTCGTGTAAGAAGAGGAACAAACCTTTCAAAGGATTGGGATTGGAACACATGAACAGTCCTCTTCCTGTATTGCCTACTCAACTCACATCTTCTACCCTCAGATGTAGCCACTTCCAGGTCATAATCACTCATATTCCTCTAAACAATTTTATTTAGATGAATTCAACTTTTTTTTTATCAAACATCACTTGTATTTTTTTCCGTAGCAGAAAAATGTATTCTGCTTAAGAGAGCGAGATCTTCTAGAAAGATATACTTGTGAAGTTGCAGAGCTTCAAGAGAGAGGAGAAAGCAGAGAGTTGTCCTTCCTCTTGGTTAGCATTCTCACAAAACATTTGGTTGCATATACTAATGGAATTCTCTCCTCATTTTCTACATCTCCTCTATGCTTGCAGAGTCATCAACTTTCTGAAGATCTAAGTAAAGCTTTCGCGGAAAAAGCAATCCTACAAGCCGTTTTGGATGCTGAAGCCAAACTGCCTGCTGGCTCCATTAAGGTAAACAAGGTCACCGTTAGCCATGGCCGGTTCTTCGCACAACCTTGCCTAACCTCCAAATTTTAAAGGTCTATTTTACGTAAATAGCATGCGCACCAAATTATCAAAAAAAAAAATTTATTAAGATTAATTTAAAAATGTTTATAGCACCCTGGCTGAACCATAATTTTCACTACTCTGAGCACAATATATTATTAGACAATATGAGAGTAAAGAACTATTTCAATACTCCAAGACCATCATTAACGCAGGGTTCTTGGTACATGGTTCTTAGCAGAATATGAGAACACAACTCTTAACTTTTAACTGGAAAAGTTAAGAGTCGGCTCTTAAATCTCTTATTTAAGAGCCGACTCTTAGCATTTTCAGTTAAAAATTAAGAGTCGGGTTCTTATATTCCGCTAAGAACCCCGTTCTAAGAACCCCCGTTAATGATGCTAACACAATACTTGATGATCTTTTAGTTTGACTTTTTTTTTGTAACTTATGATCTTTTAATTATGACATTTATTTATAGACTATAAGAGCATGATTAACGGTAAAACTGTTTATGGGGTCCTTAAATTTTTTTTTTTTTGATTTTTTTTTGTCCTAAAACAAAATTGAACCAATCGCGGACCACCACGTGTCGGTGGGGCCCGCAAACAGTGCAAAAACTGGTCTACGATTGATACTTAATTTGCGACTTTGAAACTGTTTTTTAAAGAAAAAGTGGGACCCACACATTAATTTCCTGCAGAAACCGGTTTAGGAAACTACGATAATCATGCTCTAAGGTACGTGAAGACTAAAAGAGGAATCAAACTAAACTAACTGGCACCATGTATTTTGATGATAGGATGTAGTGGGTCTTGTAAGATCAATGTACGCATTGATATGCATGGAAGAAGATCCATCGTTCTTGAGATATGGTTACCATTCAAGGGACAGTGTTGGAGATGTGAGGAGAGAAGTTTCTAAGCTTTGCATAGAGCTTAGACCACACGCGCTTGCCCTTGTCACTTCATTCGGAATACCAGACGCGTTTTTGGGACCGATTGCATTTAACTGGATCGAAGCCAACGCTTGGTCTTGAATATTAATTATGTTGTACTAGAAATAATCCCTTTGATAATTTCAAAACATATTGTTGAAGCTGTCGTATTGCTGTATTACTAGTACTACTAGTAAAATTTATCAGAGGATTATTCTCAGCTTTTGACAGTTCTGTAATAATAACTGACAATTTTTTTTTTTTTGACAAATTACCATTATAAATAACTAGGAAACAAACCCGCGCATCCGCGCGGGCTATTAATATTTTTATTAAAAATTTAAATTATTTATTTTGATAAAATATATATAAGAAAAATTCTTTTAGATAACATTTTTAGTTTATTTTCACAAAAATAACTCTATAAGAAGGAAAATAACCAAAATAGATTTTATTAAATGCTAAATATGCATTTATATCATTAGAGTTAATTAATCAAAGACTTAGGGTTTAAAGTTAAAGAGTGGAGTTTAGGAGATGAATTCAAATTTTTAAAAATAAAAAATAAATATTTAAATTTTCAAAATAAAAAAGACTATTTTGGTCATTTTATTTTTTGAGGGATATTTTTGTGACAAAAACTTAAAAAAGTTATTTGAGAGAATTATTTATTTTTACTTTCTAAAAAATATTATTTTTTCATTTATTTCCCACATATATTAACTATATATTTTTATCTGAAATATAATATACATAAACGAAATTAATATGAATTATTTAAAGTTTTACTTATTTTAATTTTACATTACATTTTTATTTTAAAATACAGATCAACTAAAAATTTATGAACAAATATTGACAAAATTAAATACTCAAAATAAGAAATGCAAAATAACAAAAACCAAAATAACAATTTGTAAACAAATCTATTTACAACTATAAAAAATCAGTATTGAACTTGTTTCCACCGGAATATTATTACAATGTATATCTTTTACATCTATAAAAATATAAGAGTTGCTGAAGATCAAATAGCAGACGACTAATGTTAGTATATTATGTTAAAGAAACGGAAGAGTGCCAGTCGTTCAAAAAAAAAAGAAACAAAGTGCCTTACAAATAGTATAGAGTTTTATACAATTTGATAGTTTTACCAATATATAATTGACAAATGACAACTTTAGAAGAACAAGTTGTGTTGAAAGTAATTAAGGGAATGAAGAGGCTATTTTAAGAGATGTGCTTAGATGAATAGAAGCCTTAATTTTTTAATCTCAATTCTTTCGTAAATCGTAAGTAATTCATATTTAAAATAAAATAATCTAAAACAATTAACTAAATAAATTTATAGAGAATGATGAGACATTAAAAGTGAGATTCCCTCGTATTCTAATCCAAAAATACGAAAAATGAATAAAATTATGATTAGGCAAAAAATGATAGGAGTATAAAATATTATAATACTAAATATATGTTGCATAGAGTTCTCCAAAGATAAGATATTTTAAATTATTATTATTATTATTTTTATTTTTATAGATGACCAGAAAAAAGAACAGCATAATTAAAAAAAAAGAATAATCATTGTAAGAGATTAAATTACTTCAATGAACATATGCTTTTATTTTTGATATGAACCTTACATAAACAATTCACATATGTAGTACTCCCTCCGTTTTTCTTTATTTGACGTTATATAGATTTGCACACCGATTAAGACACTCAGTCCATTATCTTTTATATCATTTATTAATTGAATATATTAATTGAATACCTTGTATCGTAAACACATGAGATATGATAAATACAGGGCAAAGCAGTCTTTTGTCACTATAATTTACATTATTTTCTGAGAACGTCAAATATATAGAAACAAAAAAATTATTCCAAAACGTGATGTAAAAAAAACGGAGGGAGTATCAACCTAGAAAATTAAATTAAATTTTCCTAAGAACCAATCTCGTCTATTTCTAATATGAATTCTAAATGTATTTTTCAGTTTAGAGATAGGTTTCATTTTTATACAATAGCTAAAATTTTATATTTTAAAATCTTATTTTTCATTAACTTCACCACATTTAGTTACTAAATTATATTGTAATATAAAATTTTAAAAATATTTACCTTATTAAGTTTCAAATTTTACAATTGTTTGATAAACTATCTTAGAAATTCAAACAAAAGTAAAATAAACTGTATAAGGAAGAAAAATTAAAAAAATTACTACACCATTTTAAAATCATTTTATACGGCATACTCACATTATATTTATGGTGAAGTTCAATAAATTATTAGATATTATCAATTAACTTTTAAATATTTTTATAATAAACTGTCGAAGATGGTTTTTAATCACATTTATATTTCTTTTTCTTTTATTTTGTGTTTGCGTATTTGAAAAACACAATTTCCCCACCAAAACAATCTCCTATCTATTGAAAATATAACCACACGTGATTTGTTCATGATGTGATATGGTGTTAGCGATATGGTTTTCTGCTCATCAACGTTGATCGTCCAGTGTAAAAATGCGGGATTGAACAAAGATTTGTGCTGTATAAGAAGCATGCTGAGAAGACATATCATCTTTTATTGCATTAATCTTATTAAAATTTGGTAAGATCTAAGTGGAAGATTCACTGATTTTAACTCAAGTCAAAGCTGCTCAAACAGTATCCTTTCTTGTTTTCCCATAGATAGGCTCCGATTGTTACCAATTAAAACCTTAAGTAAATTGAAATTAACATGGTTAGTCTAGGCTTGGGCTTTGGCCCAAGTGGTTTACACGGTAGATCGTAACAGATGATCGGTTCATCCTCTGGCATTAGTCGAAAGGTATTCCAAACTCGGATCAGGCAGTGTGGTAGCCAGTCCACTCTGTAGCACTAAGTGCGTTCTTCCCGAGACCGACCGGATCAGCCGATAGAGTTTATCAAAAATAAAGCTGGGAGATAATATGAACTGTATTTGTTAGATAACAACCTATTATTTTCCTATACCTTCAAGCTGGGAGATAATAGATAATTAAACTGGGAAATATTTTTACAATACGTGTGGTTCAGCAATATTTACAAACCGGTTTGAAATTACAAATAACACAAGAGCGCAAATGTTTAATCATGCTGCAATGGCTGTTATCAAATGGTGAAAAATTGAGCAACAACTGTTACATTAGTTAATAACGAATGCAATGGTTGACTTGAACTTTCGCAAATTTTCGTATATATATTACAATTATTCATTTAAATGGTTTCGCTTTTTCACTTAAGCTTCCAAAAAAAATATTTTCTGCA
Coding sequences within:
- the LOC106295279 gene encoding putative acyl-coenzyme A oxidase 3.2, peroxisomal → MSENCALRRANVLANHILQSPPQPSNISLAREACLQYTPPEVNESYGFQVKEMRKLLDGHNLEDRDWLYGIIIQSNLFNRKIRGGKVFVSPDYNETMEQQREISMKRILHLLEKGVFKGWLTETGPEAELKKFALYEVCGMYDYSLSAKLGVHFLLWGNAIKFFGTKRHHEKWLKHTEDYLVKGCFAMTELGHGSNVKGIETVTTYDPRTEEFVINTPCESAQKYWIGEAAIHANHAIVISQLEINETNQGIHVFIAQIRDQDGNICPNIRIADCGHKIGLNGVDNGRIWFDNLRIPRENLLNSVADVSPDGEYVSAIKNPDQRFGAFLAPLTSGRVTIASCAIYSAKVGLAVAIRYSLSRRTFSAVATGPEVLLLDYPSHQRRLLPLLAKTYAMSFAANDMKMMYVKRTPETNKEIHVVSMGLKALLTWHNMRTLQECREACGGQGVKTENRVGHLKGDYDVQTTFEGDNNVLMQQVSKALFAEYVSCKKRNKPFKGLGLEHMNSPLPVLPTQLTSSTLRCSHFQKNVFCLRERDLLERYTCEVAELQERGESRELSFLLSHQLSEDLSKAFAEKAILQAVLDAEAKLPAGSIKDVVGLVRSMYALICMEEDPSFLRYGYHSRDSVGDVRREVSKLCIELRPHALALVTSFGIPDAFLGPIAFNWIEANAWS